In the genome of Hyphomonas sp. Mor2, one region contains:
- the rpmB gene encoding 50S ribosomal protein L28 yields MSRVCELTGTGPMVGHNVSHSNIKTKRRFMPNLVNVTLHSEALDQRFSMRVAAKALRTVDKLGGLDAYLAKAKDDVLSAKALKIKKNIAKKAEAEA; encoded by the coding sequence ATGTCCCGCGTATGTGAACTTACTGGCACAGGCCCTATGGTCGGACACAATGTCAGCCACTCGAATATCAAGACCAAGCGCCGGTTTATGCCAAACCTGGTCAATGTCACGCTGCATTCTGAAGCGCTGGACCAGCGTTTCTCCATGCGCGTTGCAGCCAAAGCCCTGCGCACCGTCGACAAGCTGGGCGGCCTTGATGCCTATCTCGCCAAGGCAAAGGACGATGTCCTGTCGGCCAAGGCGCTGAAAATCAAAAAGAACATTGCCAAGAAGGCAGAAGCAGAAGCCTAG
- a CDS encoding UrcA family protein: MRKAIATLIIAAALAAPIAQAEGTPITVNISYDSTLLATEEGAKSVYRSIRSQATQACSNTQPATGLFRVDRDCRDDLVDQAIGKIRLAALEDGLQPLYVFAALESDEESSKQ, translated from the coding sequence ATGCGTAAAGCAATTGCAACTCTTATCATCGCTGCCGCCCTGGCAGCTCCAATTGCCCAAGCTGAGGGCACTCCTATCACCGTGAATATAAGCTATGACAGTACGCTTCTGGCGACGGAAGAGGGCGCGAAATCGGTTTACAGATCGATCCGCTCTCAAGCCACACAAGCGTGTAGCAACACCCAACCCGCCACCGGCCTGTTTCGCGTCGATCGCGACTGCCGCGACGATCTGGTTGACCAGGCGATCGGCAAGATCCGTCTTGCCGCGCTCGAAGACGGCCTGCAGCCCCTCTATGTGTTTGCAGCCCTGGAGTCTGACGAAGAGAGCTCCAAACAGTAA
- a CDS encoding glycosyltransferase family 87 protein, with amino-acid sequence MSSLERYFQPNIAFAILLAVAAFQYAVFVIYLLGGSPDYVFGGDFVAFWAAARETLGGDMAALYAPDGLAAAIETHRPGANVDGLTWQYPPHAGLIFAPIGWLPFEMAYALWCWLGIAAFALVLGSLGVRGHALIALIATIPVLIVLNTGQNALFTASLMLLAVFHAKSRPVLAGLAAALLTLKPQLGILLPVLFLAGGHWRAFAAAALGSVLLWASALLLLGASTWIAFFEFLGVVSGSVSDGEMPLYKMVNVYAAARLAWLPDTLALSLAGLSYLAAIAAVIWICRKTEDATWRYAVLASATLLTAPYSMYYELVLLVPALWFVAYRGHQAGWLPFERESLAALVLLTLFVPGPATQVGVSLCFLACGLVAAVVCRRVRAEFGRPRPAFGSVPGSPALASD; translated from the coding sequence ATGTCCAGTCTTGAACGCTATTTTCAGCCGAATATCGCTTTCGCCATCCTCCTGGCGGTGGCGGCGTTTCAGTATGCGGTGTTCGTGATTTACCTGCTGGGAGGCTCACCTGACTATGTTTTTGGCGGCGATTTCGTCGCGTTCTGGGCCGCGGCGCGTGAGACGCTTGGCGGCGATATGGCCGCTCTGTATGCCCCGGATGGGCTGGCTGCCGCGATCGAGACACACCGCCCCGGGGCGAATGTCGACGGGCTGACCTGGCAATATCCTCCGCATGCGGGCCTGATCTTTGCGCCGATTGGATGGTTGCCCTTCGAGATGGCCTATGCGCTGTGGTGTTGGCTCGGCATCGCCGCCTTTGCGTTGGTCCTGGGCAGCCTCGGGGTGCGTGGGCATGCTCTGATTGCCCTGATCGCGACCATTCCTGTTTTAATCGTCCTGAATACCGGCCAGAACGCCTTGTTCACGGCCAGTCTGATGCTGTTGGCTGTGTTCCATGCGAAGTCGCGACCTGTGCTTGCGGGGCTCGCTGCTGCGCTGCTCACGCTTAAGCCGCAGCTCGGCATTCTTTTGCCGGTTCTGTTCCTGGCGGGTGGCCATTGGCGCGCCTTCGCCGCCGCAGCGCTCGGCAGCGTCCTGCTCTGGGCAAGCGCGCTGCTGCTGCTCGGGGCCTCAACCTGGATCGCCTTCTTCGAGTTTCTCGGCGTGGTCTCTGGATCCGTTTCAGATGGAGAGATGCCGCTGTACAAGATGGTCAATGTCTACGCAGCAGCTCGCCTTGCCTGGCTGCCGGACACATTGGCGCTCAGCCTGGCCGGCCTCAGCTATCTTGCCGCCATCGCTGCCGTCATCTGGATCTGCCGCAAGACCGAGGACGCGACCTGGCGGTACGCGGTTCTGGCGAGCGCGACGCTGCTCACGGCGCCATACTCGATGTATTACGAGCTGGTGCTGCTGGTGCCTGCCCTCTGGTTTGTGGCTTACCGCGGGCATCAGGCGGGATGGCTGCCCTTTGAACGCGAGAGCCTGGCGGCGCTCGTCCTGCTCACGCTGTTCGTGCCGGGGCCGGCGACGCAGGTGGGCGTGTCGCTCTGTTTCCTGGCGTGCGGGCTTGTCGCAGCGGTCGTGTGCCGCCGTGTCCGCGCTGAGTTTGGGCGCCCTAGACCTGCTTTCGGATCGGTGCCCGGTTCGCCCGCCCTGGCGTCGGACTAG
- a CDS encoding exodeoxyribonuclease III: MTKKPLKIVSWNINSVRLRLPNVEAFVAAEQPDIICFQEIKCQNAEFPEKGFKQMGLPHLAINGQRGGHHGVAIASKAPIEILETPALCREGHARVNAIKVEGVELHNIYLPAGGDVPDPDENPKFAHKLDFVKRLGRHYGKSAKDGTPRVLVGDLNIAPHPNDVWSHKQLLKIVSHTPVETEGLEKARKKGGFTDLARHIHDENQRLYSWWSYRARDWAASNKGRRLDHIWTTDAATALTDMDSYRVHLAWRGGWKPSDHAPISIEMARP, translated from the coding sequence ATGACAAAAAAGCCCCTGAAAATCGTCAGTTGGAACATCAATTCGGTCCGGCTGCGCCTGCCAAATGTCGAAGCCTTCGTAGCGGCCGAACAGCCGGACATTATCTGCTTTCAGGAGATCAAATGTCAGAATGCCGAGTTCCCGGAAAAGGGCTTCAAGCAAATGGGGCTGCCGCACCTCGCGATTAACGGTCAGCGCGGCGGGCATCATGGCGTCGCCATTGCCAGCAAGGCGCCGATCGAGATTCTCGAAACGCCCGCCCTGTGCCGCGAAGGCCACGCCCGGGTCAACGCAATCAAGGTTGAGGGTGTAGAGCTGCACAATATCTACCTGCCGGCGGGCGGAGACGTGCCGGATCCGGACGAGAACCCGAAATTCGCCCACAAGCTCGACTTCGTGAAGCGCCTCGGGCGTCACTATGGCAAGTCGGCGAAGGACGGCACCCCGCGCGTTCTGGTCGGCGATCTCAACATCGCGCCGCACCCAAACGATGTCTGGTCGCACAAGCAGCTACTGAAGATCGTCTCGCACACGCCCGTCGAGACCGAAGGTCTTGAGAAAGCTCGCAAGAAAGGCGGCTTCACCGATCTCGCCCGGCATATCCATGACGAGAACCAGCGCCTCTATTCCTGGTGGAGCTATCGCGCTCGCGACTGGGCCGCCTCGAACAAGGGACGACGCCTCGATCATATCTGGACCACCGACGCGGCGACAGCGCTGACCGATATGGACAGCTACCGGGTGCATCTGGCCTGGCGCGGCGGCTGGAAACCGTCCGATCATGCGCCGATCAGCATTGAGATGGCGAGGCCCTGA
- the cobT gene encoding cobaltochelatase subunit CobT: MSKTDEAPYELFKQALATTAKAMSQTRDVEVNFSGDGPRAEAERLVLVPPPRDLAPEVAAQVRGEADATALRMAHHDPVAHAKARPDGEVGRQVYEAAERARIESIGARAMDGTANNLDAALASRCEKAGYSRMEDRQDAPLAPAVEFLLRERLTGRPLPPAAEGIAALWRDEVNKRGADTLDKLIHQLHDQEQFARTIQDLIRDLTKGDEIGEDQGEQDQESEEESDQNNQENSAEDGESGEETQGATMEEIDAGDTEDMEGEETNVSVDADVDMDAEDNPEDSDDGTKPLRPNFRDGDDKDRFQYKAFTTANDEVAQAADLCDPEELSRLRAYLDHQLESLQGAVSKLANKLQRRLMAQQNRSWSFDLEEGVLDTARLTRVITDPTAPLSFKQEDDSNFRDTVVTLLLDNSGSMRGRPIMVAALCADILARTLERCGVKVEILGFTTKAWKGGLSREDWVKAGKPSGPGRLNDLRHIVYKSADAPWRRARKNLGLMMREGLLKENIDGEALLWAHDRLLARPEQRKIMMVISDGAPVDDSTLSVNVGNYLERHLRQVIEELETRSPVELIAIGIGHDVTRYYKRAVTIVDAEQLGGAMTEQLASLFDENGEAPKPEAMAVPPLTRETVKPGGATSGAGAGAPRYGGPKVGSGRDVRRTRM; this comes from the coding sequence ATGAGTAAAACCGACGAGGCCCCTTACGAGCTGTTCAAGCAGGCGCTGGCGACCACCGCCAAGGCGATGAGCCAGACGCGCGACGTGGAGGTGAACTTCTCCGGCGATGGCCCGCGCGCAGAGGCTGAGCGCCTGGTCCTGGTCCCGCCGCCCCGTGATCTGGCCCCGGAGGTTGCAGCGCAGGTGCGCGGCGAAGCAGATGCGACGGCGCTGCGGATGGCGCACCATGATCCGGTGGCGCATGCAAAGGCGCGCCCGGACGGCGAGGTCGGTCGTCAGGTCTATGAAGCGGCCGAACGGGCCCGGATCGAGAGTATTGGTGCGCGCGCCATGGATGGCACGGCCAACAATCTCGACGCTGCACTCGCGTCGCGATGTGAGAAGGCCGGTTATTCCCGAATGGAAGACCGCCAGGACGCGCCGCTGGCCCCGGCGGTTGAATTTCTTCTACGTGAGCGCCTGACCGGGCGTCCGCTGCCACCGGCGGCCGAGGGCATTGCCGCGCTGTGGCGGGATGAGGTCAATAAGCGCGGCGCCGACACGCTCGACAAGCTGATCCATCAGCTGCACGATCAGGAACAGTTTGCCCGGACGATCCAGGACCTGATCCGCGACCTGACCAAGGGCGACGAGATCGGCGAAGACCAGGGCGAACAGGATCAGGAATCGGAAGAAGAGTCGGATCAGAACAATCAGGAAAACTCTGCCGAAGATGGCGAGTCCGGGGAGGAAACCCAGGGCGCCACAATGGAAGAGATTGATGCCGGCGACACTGAAGACATGGAAGGCGAGGAGACCAATGTCTCTGTTGATGCCGATGTCGACATGGATGCCGAAGACAATCCTGAAGACAGCGATGATGGCACCAAGCCGCTGCGTCCGAATTTCCGCGATGGCGATGATAAGGACCGCTTCCAGTACAAGGCCTTTACCACGGCGAATGATGAAGTCGCCCAGGCGGCTGATCTTTGCGATCCGGAAGAGTTGAGCCGCCTGCGCGCCTATCTCGATCACCAGCTGGAGAGTCTGCAGGGGGCGGTGTCGAAACTGGCCAACAAGCTGCAACGCCGCCTGATGGCGCAACAGAACCGGTCCTGGTCGTTCGATCTGGAAGAGGGCGTGCTGGACACCGCCCGGCTGACGCGCGTGATCACCGATCCGACGGCGCCGCTCAGTTTCAAGCAGGAAGATGACAGCAATTTCCGCGATACGGTCGTGACCCTGCTGTTGGACAATTCCGGCTCGATGCGGGGACGCCCGATCATGGTCGCGGCCTTGTGCGCGGACATCCTGGCGCGGACGCTGGAGCGGTGCGGCGTGAAAGTTGAGATCCTCGGCTTTACCACCAAAGCCTGGAAAGGCGGGCTCAGCCGTGAGGATTGGGTCAAGGCGGGCAAGCCATCCGGGCCAGGCCGTCTGAACGATCTACGCCATATTGTCTACAAGTCCGCCGACGCCCCCTGGCGGCGCGCGCGCAAGAATCTCGGCCTGATGATGCGGGAAGGGCTGCTCAAGGAAAACATTGATGGCGAGGCGCTGCTCTGGGCGCATGATCGTCTGCTCGCCCGCCCGGAACAGCGCAAGATCATGATGGTCATCTCCGACGGCGCGCCGGTCGATGATTCCACGCTGTCGGTCAATGTCGGCAACTATCTGGAGCGACACTTGCGCCAGGTCATAGAAGAGCTGGAAACCCGCAGCCCGGTCGAGTTGATCGCCATCGGCATCGGTCATGACGTGACCCGTTATTACAAGCGTGCTGTCACGATCGTGGATGCTGAACAACTTGGCGGGGCGATGACCGAGCAGCTGGCCAGCCTGTTTGACGAGAATGGCGAAGCGCCGAAACCGGAAGCCATGGCCGTGCCGCCTCTGACCCGAGAGACGGTCAAACCGGGCGGCGCAACGTCGGGGGCTGGGGCAGGCGCACCGCGCTATGGCGGGCCAAAAGTTGGCTCCGGACGTGATGTTCGCCGCACAAGAATGTAA
- a CDS encoding esterase-like activity of phytase family protein: protein MRIVSILAFAALTACTAADVQAPRALEQGAETGVWTYSDHADALRAVSCPQDATYLRAESIEIRVIEAERGSASARERQLTGLTLSGAWQLKSTESNFGGLSGLAVMGSGSLLAISDAGAFIWIGIDPETGTPDGLGAISYMRDLDGDYFANKRDGDSEGLSLRDGVAFVSFEQDHRISAFDLETCGSAARAAPVVSLDRVVDGALLQDNRGPEALALTDETLSVGFEMRRSGGSPVGIVKTDGTLSGLQYTEQPALFLMTGAEARETLTARVFRAYDPVRGPRVMLQVDRAGERVGEAQLTRPLPVDNFEGVAIGEAPSGATRIWVISDDNFSASQRTLLLALDLTG, encoded by the coding sequence ATGCGCATTGTTTCAATACTCGCCTTTGCCGCTTTGACCGCTTGCACGGCGGCCGATGTCCAGGCGCCGCGGGCTTTGGAGCAAGGGGCGGAGACGGGAGTCTGGACCTATTCTGATCACGCAGACGCCTTGCGCGCGGTCTCCTGTCCGCAGGACGCGACTTATCTGCGCGCAGAATCGATCGAAATCCGTGTGATCGAGGCGGAGCGCGGCAGCGCATCTGCTCGAGAGCGTCAACTGACAGGCCTGACCCTCTCTGGGGCCTGGCAGCTGAAATCAACCGAATCCAATTTCGGCGGCTTGTCCGGCCTCGCCGTCATGGGTTCTGGGTCCTTGCTCGCGATCAGCGATGCGGGGGCGTTTATCTGGATCGGGATTGATCCCGAAACCGGCACGCCGGATGGCCTCGGCGCCATTTCCTACATGCGCGATCTCGACGGCGACTATTTTGCCAATAAGCGAGATGGGGACTCAGAGGGGCTGAGCCTGCGAGACGGCGTGGCCTTTGTCAGCTTCGAGCAGGATCACCGCATCTCCGCGTTCGATCTGGAAACCTGTGGATCCGCCGCCCGTGCCGCCCCGGTGGTCAGCCTGGACCGTGTCGTGGATGGCGCGCTACTGCAAGACAATCGCGGCCCGGAGGCGCTGGCGCTCACCGATGAGACCCTCTCCGTCGGGTTCGAGATGCGTCGGTCCGGGGGCTCGCCTGTCGGCATCGTAAAGACGGACGGCACCCTGTCAGGGCTGCAATATACCGAACAACCCGCTCTGTTTCTGATGACGGGAGCAGAGGCTCGCGAGACTCTCACCGCGCGCGTATTTCGCGCTTATGATCCGGTTAGAGGACCGCGAGTGATGCTGCAGGTGGATCGCGCTGGCGAACGGGTTGGAGAGGCGCAGCTCACACGCCCGCTGCCCGTCGATAATTTCGAGGGCGTTGCAATTGGCGAGGCGCCATCCGGCGCGACGCGCATCTGGGTGATCTCCGACGATAATTTCAGTGCCAGCCAGCGCACCTTGCTGTTGGCCCTGGATCTGACGGGT
- a CDS encoding alpha/beta hydrolase: MPHVTANDIQIAYEEFGDPEHPTALLIMGLGGQLTMWSDELVEDLVAGGYRVILFDNRDIGLSHFHSGEKSPSILRQILLRRLGIRLKTPYTLNDMAQDTIGLMDALKLDSVHLVGISMGGMIGQHVASLAPDRVTSLTAIMTTTGNPKLPRPSGEIMKAMIRRGPQPTTREAIIDQSVATFGVIGTPGEDQNTNGMRDRITRSYDRSYHPAGLLRQMSAIVASGDFRKHTRSIKAPTLVLHGTSDPLVPIEGGRDIAKLVRGARMVELDGMGHDVPPRFLPEITRHMLDHFASTKVYA; this comes from the coding sequence ATGCCACATGTGACCGCCAATGACATCCAGATCGCTTATGAAGAGTTTGGCGATCCGGAACATCCCACCGCGCTCCTGATCATGGGACTGGGCGGTCAGTTGACCATGTGGTCGGATGAACTGGTCGAGGATCTGGTGGCCGGCGGTTACCGGGTAATCCTGTTCGACAATCGCGATATCGGACTGTCGCATTTTCACAGCGGAGAGAAATCGCCCAGTATCCTGCGTCAGATCTTGCTGCGACGCCTCGGCATTCGCCTGAAGACGCCCTACACCTTGAACGACATGGCCCAGGACACGATTGGCCTGATGGACGCGCTCAAGCTCGACAGCGTACACCTGGTCGGCATTTCCATGGGCGGCATGATCGGTCAGCACGTGGCCTCCCTGGCCCCGGACCGGGTGACCAGCCTGACCGCCATCATGACCACGACCGGCAATCCGAAACTGCCGCGCCCGTCGGGTGAGATCATGAAGGCGATGATCCGCCGCGGCCCGCAACCGACGACGCGCGAGGCGATCATCGATCAGTCGGTCGCAACTTTCGGGGTCATCGGAACGCCGGGCGAGGATCAGAACACCAATGGGATGCGCGATCGCATCACCCGGTCCTATGACCGTTCCTACCATCCTGCCGGCCTGTTGCGGCAAATGTCGGCCATTGTGGCCTCCGGAGATTTCCGCAAGCATACGCGCAGCATCAAGGCTCCGACCCTGGTCCTGCACGGAACATCAGACCCGCTCGTGCCGATTGAAGGCGGGCGCGATATTGCCAAACTCGTGCGGGGCGCGCGCATGGTCGAGCTGGATGGCATGGGGCATGATGTGCCGCCACGCTTCCTGCCCGAGATTACGCGGCACATGCTCGATCACTTCGCATCGACCAAGGTCTACGCTTAG
- the cobS gene encoding cobaltochelatase subunit CobS, giving the protein MTVMSDSDALQGLEPTVEINVREVFGLDTDLIVHGFKDRTEYVPAIDEAYRFDPQTTIALLAGFEHNRRVMVQGYHGTGKSTHIEQIAARLNWPMIRVNLDSHVSRIDMVGKDAIVLKDGAQVTEFREGILPWALQRPVAITFDEYDAGRPDVMFVIQRVLESSGKLTLLDQNRVIEPNPYFRLFATTNTVGLGDTTGLYHGTQQLNQGQMDRWSIVTTLNYLEHDAEVEIVATKAGDVDQETLSRMVTLADLTRNAFMNGDLSTVMSPRTVITWAENFAIFGDLGHAFRMTFLNKCDELERPLVAEMYQRCFAEELPESALMVKVA; this is encoded by the coding sequence ATGACCGTGATGAGCGATAGCGACGCCCTGCAGGGCCTGGAACCGACGGTAGAGATCAATGTTCGCGAGGTATTTGGCCTCGACACGGATCTGATCGTCCATGGGTTCAAGGATCGCACGGAATATGTGCCCGCCATTGACGAAGCCTATCGGTTTGACCCGCAAACCACGATCGCGCTGCTGGCTGGCTTTGAGCATAATCGCCGCGTCATGGTGCAGGGCTATCACGGTACCGGCAAGTCGACGCATATCGAACAGATTGCCGCGCGCCTGAACTGGCCGATGATCCGGGTCAACCTGGACAGTCACGTGTCTCGGATCGACATGGTCGGCAAGGACGCGATCGTCCTGAAAGACGGCGCGCAGGTGACGGAATTCCGCGAAGGGATCCTGCCTTGGGCGCTGCAGCGTCCGGTGGCAATCACGTTTGACGAATATGATGCCGGACGTCCGGATGTGATGTTCGTGATCCAGCGCGTACTGGAATCCAGCGGGAAACTGACCCTGCTCGACCAGAACCGAGTCATCGAGCCGAACCCGTATTTTCGTCTGTTCGCGACCACCAACACAGTCGGCCTCGGTGACACGACCGGGCTCTATCACGGCACGCAACAGCTGAACCAGGGCCAGATGGACCGCTGGAGCATCGTCACCACGCTGAACTATCTCGAACATGATGCCGAGGTGGAAATCGTTGCCACGAAAGCTGGGGATGTCGATCAGGAGACCCTGAGCCGCATGGTGACGCTTGCGGATCTGACCCGGAACGCGTTCATGAATGGCGACCTGTCGACCGTCATGAGCCCGCGGACCGTGATCACCTGGGCGGAGAACTTTGCGATCTTCGGCGATCTCGGACACGCGTTCCGGATGACTTTCCTCAACAAGTGCGATGAGCTGGAACGCCCATTGGTGGCGGAAATGTACCAGCGCTGTTTCGCCGAGGAGCTGCCGGAGAGCGCCCTGATGGTGAAAGTCGCTTAA
- a CDS encoding DUF3108 domain-containing protein: MIKKLLASAALASLTVASVSGADTALAEPHILSQIKAGQPMKMDYTIKASAWVLIIPITGKANFQVEMNKNTYAIKSQVKTTGLADILVNYDMELASSGYTTPDGLDTYAYISQNKDGKKNRRVDLKYLGDDFEMLATPAFGNLGDPAATAPQVLDAKDPITALISFALEPRAADADPCGGPLKIFDGRQLTHLHLTNHGLKSVSSEAWSGQAYECHIEMDKVAGYKPGEANKDTLTGIDGPLRMWLAPLPNGAHVPVRIEAETDDIGTVTLQASQLKFTPLED, from the coding sequence ATGATCAAAAAACTGCTCGCATCTGCTGCTCTTGCTTCGCTTACCGTTGCCAGCGTGTCTGGCGCGGATACAGCCTTGGCAGAGCCGCATATTCTCTCGCAGATCAAAGCCGGTCAGCCGATGAAGATGGACTACACCATCAAGGCCAGCGCCTGGGTTCTGATCATTCCGATCACCGGGAAAGCCAATTTCCAGGTGGAGATGAACAAGAACACCTATGCCATCAAGAGCCAGGTCAAGACGACCGGTCTCGCTGATATTCTGGTCAATTATGATATGGAGCTCGCGTCCTCCGGTTACACCACGCCGGACGGGCTCGATACCTATGCCTATATTTCTCAGAACAAGGACGGCAAAAAGAACCGCCGGGTGGATCTGAAATATCTGGGCGACGATTTTGAGATGCTCGCCACCCCGGCCTTCGGCAATCTTGGCGACCCGGCCGCGACCGCGCCGCAGGTTCTCGACGCCAAGGATCCGATCACAGCGCTGATTTCATTCGCGCTGGAACCTCGGGCGGCAGATGCAGACCCATGCGGCGGCCCGCTCAAGATCTTTGACGGTCGCCAGCTCACGCACCTGCACCTGACCAATCATGGCCTGAAAAGCGTCAGCTCAGAAGCCTGGAGCGGGCAGGCCTATGAATGCCATATCGAGATGGACAAGGTGGCTGGCTACAAGCCAGGCGAAGCCAATAAGGACACGCTGACCGGCATTGATGGTCCGCTGCGCATGTGGCTGGCGCCATTGCCTAATGGCGCGCATGTACCGGTCCGCATTGAGGCAGAAACCGATGATATCGGCACTGTGACGCTGCAAGCTTCGCAACTCAAATTCACGCCGCTGGAAGACTGA
- a CDS encoding succinate dehydrogenase iron-sulfur subunit translates to MVQLTLPKGSAPKKGKTWPKPDRAKNLKKFKIYRYSPEEGGNPRWDTYFVDMDKCGPMILDVLIYIKNHVDSTLAFRRSCREGVCGSCAMNIGGHNTIACTQGWDEIAGPHITIAPLPHQPVVKDLIPDLTNFYAQHAYVQPYLKTDTPEPEKEWNQTEEEREHLDGLYECILCASCSTSCPSYWWNGDKYLGPAALLQAYRWLIDSRDEATGERLDDLEDPFKLYRCHTIMNCTQVCPKGLNPAKAIAKIKHMMVERVA, encoded by the coding sequence ATGGTACAGCTAACACTCCCCAAAGGCTCCGCGCCGAAGAAAGGCAAGACCTGGCCAAAGCCGGATCGCGCCAAGAACCTGAAGAAGTTCAAGATCTATCGCTACAGCCCGGAAGAGGGCGGCAATCCACGCTGGGACACGTATTTTGTCGATATGGACAAATGCGGGCCGATGATCCTCGACGTGCTGATCTACATCAAGAACCATGTCGACTCGACGCTGGCTTTCCGCCGCTCGTGCCGCGAGGGCGTGTGTGGCTCATGCGCGATGAATATTGGTGGCCACAACACGATTGCCTGTACGCAAGGCTGGGATGAAATTGCCGGGCCGCACATCACGATTGCGCCGCTGCCGCACCAGCCGGTGGTCAAGGATCTGATCCCGGATCTGACGAATTTCTACGCCCAGCACGCCTATGTACAGCCTTATCTCAAGACCGATACGCCGGAGCCTGAGAAAGAGTGGAACCAGACCGAAGAAGAGCGGGAACATCTGGACGGCCTGTATGAGTGCATTCTGTGCGCCTCATGCTCGACGTCTTGCCCGTCTTATTGGTGGAATGGCGACAAGTATCTCGGCCCTGCGGCATTGTTGCAGGCCTATCGCTGGCTGATCGATAGTCGCGACGAAGCGACCGGTGAGCGCCTCGATGATCTCGAAGATCCATTCAAGCTCTATCGCTGCCATACGATCATGAATTGTACGCAAGTCTGCCCGAAAGGCCTGAACCCGGCCAAGGCAATCGCCAAGATCAAGCACATGATGGTCGAACGCGTCGCTTAA